The Cystobacter fuscus DSM 2262 genome includes a region encoding these proteins:
- a CDS encoding ATP-binding protein produces the protein MNDPAREAVDTMRAYKYQVLASLLAWLNLGEGEVLYLEGAEDFDKIKPDGSTVVTQVKDTAASGSLTLRTSGAVEAISNYWAHRERNHGRRIHFDYLTTSVIGREQGAPFGKDIGGIELWRRAQENSEPFQRGADARRIADFLLKEEKVSSGVLSFLKTAKDDEILTELVEPIRWLSGADETAALLKQIDDRLVEFGSNRVYARDAEKALAPLYFHVWKVVSRSDERKLDRPSLFREFDAVATTTIPQSLHLALLDRVMGPGEFLPNLGDSAIFDSRESALSGRSIVSSRPLDVEAVERAFGSKSRLMLGWPQETDGHWLERPELERLRALAMQTDPTVTVLIGGPGEGKSALLARVGNQLAAKNVLLLALKADHLPRTISTLDDLDSWVGAPVPVAEALRRLAAERRVILLIDQLDALAELMDQHSARLSALLRLVDTVRGVKNLQVLLSCREFEFRNDIRLNSIKTDTVTLSRPLWEQVLPLLTARGLDPTGWSDEVRDILRTPQNLAVFLTHLATGRQSGTIAFTTYQGMLDRVVAERLERRYGARTTEAAEHIATTMAQEEELWLSRGRFERLYKEELCHLEAAEFLVFSEDGLSLSFRHQTLFDFMRVRAFLRDGVSIAEHVIKEKQESLFVRPILWSALHHIRGVDRSLYRCEFRRLWMHEELRAHLRYLLISFLGQLNEPDDEEARWLLPTLTNLDLRPRALHAMAGSHGWFSRLRGRISSLMTAPPAEAWYTAPILSKALAFGRDVVLELVERHWLSSAEYLAHALHLLDEIQVWDKRSLDLAIRIAGYPNVAAFRIRRLAEGIAKSKPELAPSVIVRHLEAQTAQIDAAPRNLPKPPPEDASEDAHLSYRIEHENAVNGQLRKLLEGSEDWYRLDEQVVQAPQAFLVRAWPWLIDILKRLGRAPREFLHMYREHQGLSFAAESNSHGHEPLPNAFEAAMRAFAEVDADAFLAFVEANKKSDLMVVHHLLAIGLELLAPGRPEVVLCYLMEDPRRFAIGDYDNFHRDSQSLIAAIVPALGRVEALRLEQAITKWPLYREIPANEDAKIRFNRRKKIREHRLLLLRAFPAEQLSTKGRRHLQEEERAMPYAQDEYTGVGLVSIGSPMSAEQMQKATDDEIVALFDRLTDSTKWDHPKRSWKNYVGGSIPASREFGAFAKLQPSRALRIIERFRPGLQERPVGATLTELGSNDVVPAEDLIGQIHALEKRGFSSTEFREDAALCLRAIARRAKGLDDTTCALLEGWLSDWTLKEPNPNEEETDSAREHQNQPGNNKKAESFLWGHGDLEKLPGGNYPFLDALMHGYLFRNNGGSNSWLAQLERHFARREDPEVWIAIARYLHYITHADHDRTIRFYTALFNRFPEILMSRAGIHLIGRVHGLLPPEVYSQILTHWVTGNWAQGPQAAGEVAALRFCLKPNETKAKEQVERFIDGADFPPKISEGLRLGVAYTLVATWNEPTLRAQTTPLMIRLVSINDKALAPVLHRIFAKADPLPPDEHTREYLMSLLGCPAILVAGSAMLVINKLNNLLREGWEPELIHAVASALIVQAGQELGDARTIHAGGNGNLVELALTLHRLPETRSRGLELFELLMTAAEYEANKRLETLDRRPFH, from the coding sequence TTGAACGACCCCGCCCGAGAGGCGGTAGATACAATGCGTGCTTACAAATACCAAGTTTTGGCCAGCTTGCTCGCATGGCTCAACCTCGGAGAAGGCGAGGTGCTGTACTTGGAAGGTGCGGAGGATTTCGACAAAATCAAACCTGATGGTTCAACGGTGGTGACGCAGGTCAAAGATACTGCCGCATCCGGCTCCCTGACTCTGCGCACCTCTGGCGCTGTTGAGGCAATTAGCAACTATTGGGCTCACCGTGAACGCAACCATGGCCGCCGAATCCACTTCGATTACCTGACCACGTCCGTAATTGGGCGCGAGCAAGGTGCGCCGTTTGGTAAAGATATCGGTGGCATTGAACTCTGGCGTCGCGCTCAGGAAAATTCTGAGCCATTTCAACGGGGTGCAGATGCGCGCAGGATCGCTGACTTCCTCTTGAAGGAGGAGAAGGTTTCAAGCGGCGTGCTGAGCTTCTTGAAAACGGCAAAGGATGACGAGATTCTGACGGAACTCGTCGAGCCTATCCGATGGCTAAGTGGAGCGGATGAGACAGCTGCATTGCTCAAGCAAATCGATGATCGGCTCGTTGAGTTTGGATCAAACCGAGTCTACGCACGTGATGCGGAGAAGGCTCTTGCGCCACTGTATTTCCACGTGTGGAAGGTGGTTTCTCGATCCGACGAGCGCAAATTGGACCGCCCATCCTTGTTTCGGGAATTTGACGCTGTTGCAACAACTACGATACCTCAATCACTCCATTTGGCTCTTCTCGACCGGGTTATGGGGCCTGGAGAGTTCCTACCTAACCTGGGTGATAGCGCAATATTTGATAGCAGGGAATCTGCACTTTCTGGACGTTCTATTGTGTCGTCACGACCGCTCGACGTTGAAGCGGTCGAGCGAGCATTTGGATCTAAATCTCGGTTGATGCTTGGCTGGCCACAGGAGACAGATGGTCATTGGCTCGAGCGGCCTGAGTTGGAGCGACTGCGCGCTCTCGCGATGCAGACAGATCCAACCGTGACTGTCTTGATCGGTGGTCCAGGTGAAGGAAAGTCTGCGTTGCTCGCTCGTGTCGGCAACCAACTTGCCGCCAAGAACGTGTTGCTACTTGCGCTCAAAGCTGATCACCTGCCACGAACTATCAGCACGTTAGATGATCTAGACTCATGGGTCGGGGCGCCGGTCCCAGTAGCGGAGGCACTGCGCCGCCTTGCCGCAGAGCGCCGCGTCATCCTGTTGATCGACCAACTTGATGCGCTCGCCGAGCTTATGGACCAGCACTCAGCGCGCCTCTCAGCTTTGCTTCGGCTGGTCGACACTGTACGTGGAGTAAAGAATTTGCAGGTGCTGCTATCCTGCCGTGAGTTCGAATTCCGCAATGACATCCGCCTTAACTCAATTAAAACGGATACAGTGACGCTTAGCCGTCCCCTATGGGAGCAGGTTTTGCCGTTGCTCACTGCACGAGGACTTGACCCCACAGGATGGAGCGACGAGGTGCGCGATATCCTACGCACGCCTCAGAACTTGGCAGTTTTTCTGACGCATCTGGCGACGGGTCGGCAGAGTGGAACCATTGCCTTCACCACCTATCAAGGCATGCTGGACCGGGTCGTTGCTGAACGGCTTGAGCGGCGGTATGGCGCTCGAACTACAGAAGCAGCTGAGCATATTGCCACGACCATGGCCCAAGAGGAGGAGTTGTGGCTCAGTAGAGGCAGGTTTGAACGATTGTACAAAGAAGAATTGTGCCACTTGGAAGCGGCAGAATTCTTGGTATTTTCAGAAGATGGCCTAAGTCTCTCCTTTCGTCACCAAACCCTCTTTGACTTCATGCGCGTGCGCGCTTTTCTGCGTGATGGCGTGTCGATCGCTGAGCATGTCATCAAGGAAAAACAAGAGTCCCTCTTTGTGCGGCCGATCTTGTGGAGTGCACTGCACCATATCCGTGGCGTCGACCGGTCCCTATATCGCTGTGAGTTCCGCCGTCTGTGGATGCATGAAGAATTGAGGGCTCATCTGCGATATTTGCTCATCTCCTTTCTGGGGCAGCTCAACGAGCCCGACGACGAAGAGGCCCGCTGGTTGCTGCCGACTCTCACCAACCTCGATTTGCGTCCCAGAGCACTACACGCGATGGCCGGCAGTCATGGTTGGTTCAGCCGGCTACGAGGACGCATTTCCTCGCTCATGACGGCTCCCCCGGCCGAGGCTTGGTATACGGCGCCTATTCTCAGCAAGGCATTGGCGTTTGGTCGTGATGTCGTACTAGAGTTGGTTGAGCGTCATTGGCTGTCCAGCGCCGAGTACCTCGCGCATGCCCTCCACCTGTTGGACGAAATCCAAGTATGGGACAAGCGCAGCCTCGACTTGGCAATCCGAATAGCGGGGTATCCCAATGTGGCAGCCTTTCGTATCAGACGCCTTGCAGAGGGCATCGCGAAATCGAAGCCGGAGTTGGCCCCATCAGTGATTGTTCGTCATCTGGAGGCACAGACTGCACAGATTGATGCAGCTCCCAGAAATCTTCCGAAGCCGCCGCCAGAGGATGCGTCAGAAGACGCGCATCTTTCGTACCGCATAGAACACGAAAACGCAGTGAATGGCCAACTAAGAAAGCTCTTGGAAGGCTCGGAGGACTGGTACAGACTTGATGAACAGGTGGTGCAAGCTCCCCAAGCATTTCTGGTGCGAGCTTGGCCATGGCTCATCGACATTCTGAAGCGGCTAGGTCGCGCCCCTCGCGAATTCCTCCATATGTACCGCGAGCATCAGGGGCTTTCTTTTGCTGCCGAGAGTAATTCGCATGGACATGAGCCGCTGCCGAATGCATTTGAGGCTGCAATGCGCGCGTTCGCTGAGGTCGACGCGGATGCCTTTCTTGCTTTTGTTGAGGCGAATAAAAAATCTGACCTTATGGTGGTTCATCATCTTCTGGCGATCGGTCTTGAATTGCTCGCCCCGGGGCGGCCTGAAGTTGTCCTGTGTTATTTGATGGAAGATCCTAGGCGCTTTGCAATTGGTGATTATGATAATTTTCACCGTGACAGCCAGAGCCTGATTGCGGCCATCGTGCCCGCACTAGGGCGTGTTGAGGCGTTGCGTCTGGAACAAGCAATCACCAAATGGCCACTTTATCGCGAGATACCAGCCAACGAGGATGCAAAAATTCGTTTCAACCGTCGGAAAAAGATCCGCGAGCATCGACTGCTCCTCCTACGTGCATTTCCCGCTGAACAATTGTCGACCAAAGGCCGTCGACATCTACAGGAAGAGGAGCGTGCAATGCCGTATGCTCAAGACGAGTACACGGGGGTAGGACTCGTTTCGATTGGCAGTCCCATGTCTGCCGAGCAAATGCAAAAAGCAACGGACGATGAGATCGTCGCCTTGTTCGACAGATTGACTGACTCTACCAAGTGGGATCACCCCAAGCGAAGTTGGAAGAACTACGTTGGGGGCAGCATTCCTGCTTCCAGAGAGTTCGGAGCGTTCGCCAAACTTCAGCCAAGTCGAGCACTCCGGATTATCGAACGGTTTCGACCAGGGCTGCAGGAACGCCCAGTTGGCGCGACTCTGACAGAATTGGGCTCAAATGACGTTGTGCCTGCCGAAGATTTGATTGGCCAGATTCATGCTCTGGAGAAACGAGGATTCTCGTCAACAGAGTTTCGGGAGGACGCTGCGCTATGCCTTCGCGCTATCGCCCGACGAGCCAAAGGACTCGACGATACGACTTGTGCGCTGCTTGAAGGTTGGCTCTCAGATTGGACACTCAAAGAGCCCAATCCAAATGAAGAAGAAACTGACTCTGCGAGAGAACATCAGAATCAACCGGGTAACAATAAAAAAGCTGAGAGCTTTCTTTGGGGGCACGGTGACTTGGAGAAACTGCCTGGTGGCAACTACCCATTCCTGGATGCTCTCATGCATGGCTACCTTTTTCGAAATAATGGGGGCTCGAACAGTTGGCTAGCGCAACTGGAGCGGCACTTCGCCCGCCGCGAAGACCCAGAGGTCTGGATCGCTATTGCGCGCTATCTACACTACATTACACATGCTGACCATGATCGTACGATTAGGTTCTATACGGCTTTGTTCAACCGTTTCCCGGAAATTTTAATGAGCAGGGCGGGCATCCATCTGATCGGTCGTGTTCACGGACTGCTCCCTCCTGAAGTTTATTCACAAATACTCACCCATTGGGTCACTGGTAATTGGGCGCAAGGCCCACAAGCAGCTGGAGAAGTTGCCGCGCTGCGCTTCTGTCTCAAACCGAACGAGACAAAAGCGAAGGAACAGGTAGAGCGATTCATAGATGGCGCCGACTTCCCGCCGAAAATTTCTGAAGGGCTGCGCCTTGGAGTTGCCTACACTTTGGTTGCAACATGGAATGAGCCAACGCTCCGCGCGCAAACTACACCACTTATGATCCGCCTCGTTTCGATTAATGATAAGGCGCTAGCCCCTGTGCTGCATAGAATATTTGCCAAGGCTGACCCTCTGCCACCGGACGAGCACACGCGCGAGTATCTGATGTCATTGCTTGGCTGCCCAGCAATTCTTGTTGCAGGATCTGCAATGCTTGTAATTAATAAATTGAACAATTTGCTTCGCGAAGGCTGGGAACCTGAACTCATCCACGCGGTTGCGTCCGCATTGATCGTTCAAGCAGGACAGGAGCTAGGTGATGCTCGTACTATCCACGCTGGCGGCAACGGTAACTTGGTTGAACTTGCGTTGACTCTTCACCGTCTCCCAGAGACGCGATCGCGCGGTCTTGAGCTGTTTGAGCTGCTCATGACCGCTGCTGAGTACGAGGCGAACAAGCGCTTGGAAACTCTGGACCGACGGCCTTTCCACTAA